In Dama dama isolate Ldn47 chromosome 9, ASM3311817v1, whole genome shotgun sequence, the following proteins share a genomic window:
- the TBXA2R gene encoding thromboxane A2 receptor, which produces MWPNASSLGPCFRPMNITREERRLIASPWFAASFCLVGLASNLLALSVLMGARQGSSQSRSSFLTFLCGLVLTDFMGLLVTGAIVVTQHFVLFEWQTVDPGCSLCHFMGVIMVFFGLCPLLLGAAMASERFLGITRPFSRPATASQRRAWTTVGLVWASALALGLLPLLGVGHYTVQYPGSWCFLTLGTDPGDVAFGLLFALLGSVSVGMSFLLNTISVATLCHVYHGQATAQQRPRDCEVEMMVQLMGIMVVASICWMPLLVFIAQTVLQSPPAMSPMGQLSRPTERQLLIYLRVATWNQILDPWVYILFRRAVIQRFYPRLSTRSRSLSLQPQFTRRSTIH; this is translated from the exons ATGTGGCCCAATGCCAGTTCCCTGGGGCCCTGTTTCCGGCCTATGAACATCACACGGGAGGAGCGGCGCCTGATTGCCTCCCCATGGTTCGCAGCCTCCTTCTGCCTGGTGGGCCTGGCCTCCAACCTGCTGGCGCTGAGCGTGCTGATGGGCGCACGGCAGGGCAGCTCCCAGTCTAGATCTTCCTTCCTGACCTTCCTCTGCGGCCTGGTCCTCACTGACTTCATGGGGCTGCTGGTCACTGGCGCCATCGTGGTGACCCAGCACTTCGTCCTCTTTGAATGGCAGACTGTGGACCCTGGCTGCAGCCTTTGCCACTTCATGGGCGTCATCATGGTCTTTTTCGGCCTGTGTCCGCTGCTGCTGGGGGCCGCCATGGCCTCGGAGCGCTTCCTAGGCATCACCCGGCCCTTCTCAAGGCCCGCGACCGCCTCACAGCGCCGAGCCTGGACCACAGTGGGGCTGGTGTGGGCCTCTGCGCTGGCGCTGGGCCTGCTGCCCCTTCTGGGCGTGGGCCACTACACCGTGCAGTACCCCGGCTCCTGGTGCTTCCTCACACTCGGCACCGACCCGGGGGACGTGGCCTTCGGCCTGCTCTTCGCACTCCTCGGCAGCGTCTCCGTGGGGATGTCCTTCCTGCTCAACACCATCAGTGTGGCCACCCTGTGCCACGTCTACCATGGGCAGGCGACCGCCCAGCAGCGCCCGAGGGACTGCGAGGTGGAGATGATGGTGCAGCTCATGGGCATTATGGTGGTGGCCAGCATTTGCTGGATGCCACTGCTG GTCTTCATCGCCCAGACGGTGCTGCAGAGCCCGCCCGCCATGAGCCCGATGGGGCAGCTGTCCCGCCCCACGGAGCGGCAGCTGCTCATCTACCTGCGAGTGGCCACCTGGAACCAGATCCTCGACCCCTGGGTGTACATCCTGTTCCGCCGGGCAGTGATCCAGCGCTTCTACCCTCGCCTGAGCACCCGGTCCAGGTCACTGTCCCTGCAGCCCCAGTTCACCCGCAGGTCAACGATACACTAG
- the GIPC3 gene encoding PDZ domain-containing protein GIPC3 isoform X1: METTAAREARGAEAQRLPAPPPSPAEPPAASPTPTAPRARPRLVFRTQLAHGSPTGKIEGFTNVRELYAKIAEAFGIAPTEILFCTLNSHKVDMQKLLGGQIGLEDFIFAHVRGETKEVEVTKTEDALGLTITDNGAGYAFIKRIKEGSIINRIEAVCVGDSIEAINDHSIVGCRHYEVAKMLRELPKSQPFTLRLVQPKRAFDMIGQRSRSSKYPMEVKVSSGRETLRLRSGGSATVEEVPSEFEDEASRRVDDLLESYMGIRDPELGKGPGIHHGGDLQEDSERPGVCTPFRLRLGRVRLPGRVCGGGVGRHRRGQGSLWLICPGAKRSPSSEPSPPPQPSRSVSKAQPCSRVQKPRPETQLCSRTQSSSETKPRSEPKSCSSVQPSSGTKLRSVTQPRSEPQPCFRTQPSSEIKPRSEPQPYSRAQPSSETKPRTETQPCSETKSPSRTQVSSEAQFIIRTPSSSEMQSSFRTQLSSGAQDSSRAQDSSRAQASSEAKRSSDVKSSFGTQINLKTHPSSGIQPGSGSQDSFMTKPCHKTRSNSTAQDSSVTQPYLDTQSSSGTPISSGAHVRLKRQSSPRSHSSLVVKDSSEVQPCSQTQASSGTQMHTSVQPRSRPYLRPRAQSSSSDESSSETEPRSSPQPRATSKAVSRIQTSSGPPPIAGARPASRAQPDAKPHAHCRAQSNSRMPSSSGTRTDLQAWPLSRVQSTSSSPPSSRTQLGSRGQVGSEIPPDSKTQSTAETQVHSRIQLMSGTQSSPGTQKDADTAFSSTAMSNSESRPSSRTQPCPVAQNTSEAQLSSESLTSSRNQIQATTQGSSGTEPDFGKQTSSGTQLISRTPPSSDMQISAGVKPCSGVKLNSKTQPSSTVQFRSEMQPSSETWSSSRIQSSSGSQTSSRTQTSSGTQLSPEIQPSSGTQTSERTQPSSGVQFSSRTQPASGSQPGSRTQTSSGTQPSPETQPSSWTQTSERTQSSSGVQFSSRTQSASRCQPGSRTQTSSGTQLSPKTQPSSGTQTSARTQLSSGVQFSSRTQCSSRIQFSSETQPSSKTQTTSNTQPSSGVHLSSRTESDSETRSQTSPRIQLSSRKGPCPQTPGLDPRTQPYPTPYARPQHLGPPPKAPTPGPSRISCPQPHDLGRGTPPDPGPGRSPSISPLAPQPQSPFTPQKPVLSPKPQLGPQKSTPPTKSVIPSFAPRVALLSSQPLEPSFEGPAPSSMLRESKLPPRESKLLPHHGGQ, translated from the exons ATGGAGACCACAGCGGCCCGCGAGGCCCGGGGGGCCGAGGCTCAGCGCCTGCCCGCGCCCCCGCCCTCGCCCGCCGAGCCCCCGGCGGCGTCCCCGACCCCAAccgcgccccgcgcccgcccGCGCCTCGTCTTCCGCACGCAGCTGGCGCACGGCAGCCCCACCGGCAAGATCGAAGGCTTCACCAACGTGCGCGAACTCTACGCCAAGATCGCCGAGGCCTTCGGAATCGCGCCCACCGAG ATCTTATTCTGCACCCTAAACAGCCACAAGGTAGACATGCAGAAACTCCTGGGCGGCCAGATAGGGTTGGAGGACTTTATCTTTGCCCATGTGCGCGGCGAGACCAAGGAGGTGGAGGTCACTAAGACGGAGGATGCCCTGGGACTGACCATCACGGACAATGGGGCCGGCTATGCCTTCATCAAG AGGATCAAGGAAGGCAGCATCATCAACCGAATTGAGGCAGTGTGTGTGGGAGACAGCATTGAGGCCATAAACGACCACTCGATCGTCGGCTGCCGCCACTACGAGGTGGCCAAGATGCTGCGTGAGCTGCCGAAGTCGCAGCCCTTCACCCTGCGGCTGGTGCAGCCCAAGAGAGCCTTCG ATATGATCGGCCAGAGGAGCCGGAGCAGCAAATACCCAATGGAAGTGAAAGTCAGCAGTGGGAGGGAGACCCTGCGGCTTCGGTCTGGGGGGTCCGCCACTGTAGAGGAAGTG CCCAGTGAATTCGAGGATGAGGCATCTCGGAGGGTGGACGACCTGCTGGAGAGTTACATGGGCATTAGGGACCCAGAGCTGGGTAAGGGGCCAGG CATCCACCATGGTGGAGACCTCCAAGAAGACAGTGAGCGTCCAGGAGTTTGCACGCCATTTAGACTCCGTCTTGGGCGAGTTCGCCTTCCCGGACGAGTTTGTGGTGGAGGTGTGGGCCGCCATCGGcgaggccagggaagcctgtggctAATCTGCCCCGGTGCCAAGCGCAGCCCCAGCTCAGAGcccagccccccgccccagccctccCGGTCAGTTTCCAAAGCCCAGCCCTGCTCCAGAGTCCAGAAGCCCAGACCTGAGACCCAGCTCTGTTCTAGAACACAGTCCAGTTCAGAGACCAAGCCTAGATCTGAGCCCAAGTCCTGCTCTAGTGTCCAGCCCAGTTCAGGGACCAAGCTCAGATCTGTGACACAACCCAGATCGGAGCCCCAGCCCTGCTTTAGAACCCAGCCCAGCTCAGAGATCAAGCCCAGATCAGAGCCTCAGCCCTACTCTagagcccagcccagctcagagACCAAGCCCAGAACTGAGACTCAGCCCTGTTCAGAGACCAAGTCCCCCTCTAGAACCCAGGTCAGTTCTGAGGCCCAGTTCATCATTAGAACCCCATCCAGTTCTGAGATGCAGTCCAGCTTCAGAACCCAGCTCAGTTCTGGAGCCCAGGacagctctagagcccaggacaGCTCTAGAGCCCAAGCCAGCTCTGAGGCTAAGCGGAGCTCTGATGTGAAGTCAAGCTTTGGAACCCAGATAAATTTGAAGACCCACCCCAGCTCTGGAATCCAACCTGGTTCTGGGAGCCAGGACAGCTTTATGACCAAGCCCTGCCATAAAACTCGATCCAACTCTACAGCTCAAGACAGCTCCGTGACTCAGCCATACCTGGATACTCAATCTAGCTCAGGAACACCAATTAGTTCTGGAGCCCACGTGAGACTCAAGAGGCAGTCCAGCCCTAGAAGCCACTCCAGCTTAGTAGTCAAAGACAGTTCTGAAGTGCAACCCTGTTCCCAAACCCAGGCCAGCTCAGGAACCCAGATGCATACTTCAGTCCAGCCTAGGTCCAGACCCTATCTGCGTCCTAGGGCCCAGTCCAGCTCCAGTGATGAATCCAGCTCAGAGACTGAGCCCAGATCTAGCCCCCAGCCTCGTGCGACAAGCAAAGCCGTCTCCAGGATTCAGACAAGCTCTGGCCCCCCACCCATTGCTGGGGCAAGACCTGCCTCCAGAGCTCAGCCTGATGCTAAGCCCCATGCGCACTGCAGAGCACAGAGCAACTCTAGAATGCCATCCAGCTCTGGGACAAGGACAGATCTCCAAGCTTGGCCTCTTTCCAGAGTTCAGTCCACCTCCAGCAGTCCACCCAGCTCCAGAACTCAGCTCGGTTCTAGAGGCCAGGTTGGCTCTGAAATTCCACCTGACTCCAAAACACAGTCAACCGCTGAGACCCAGGTACATTCCAGAATACAGCTAATGTCTGGAACCCAGTCAAGTCCTGGGACCCAGAAGGATGCAGACACAGCCTTCAGCTCCACAGCTATGTCAAACTCTGAGAGTAGGCCCAGTTCAaggacccagccctgcccagtAGCTCAAAACACCTCTgaggctcagctcagctcagaaAGCCTGACAAGTTCTAGAAACCAAATCCAGGCCACAACCCAGGGAAGCTCTGGGACTGAGCCAGACTTTGGGAAGCAGACCAGCTCTGGAACTCAGCTCATCTCTAGAACCCCTCCCagctcagacatgcagataagTGCAGGAGTTAAGCCCTGCTCTGGAGTCAAGCTCAACTCCAAAACCCAACCCAgctccacagttcagttcaggtctGAGATGCAACCCAGCTCTGAAACCTGGAGCAGTTCAAGAATACAGTCCAGCTCTGGATCCCAAACCAGCTCCAGAACCCAGACCAGTTCTGGAACCCAGCTGAGCCCTGAGATTCAGCCCAGTTCTGGGACCCAGACCAGTGAAAGAACTCAGCCCAGCTCTGGAGTCCAATTCAGCTCCAGAACACAGCCTGCTTCTGGATCCCAACCTGGCTCTAGAACCCAGACCAGTTCTGGAACCCAGCCCAGTCCTGAGACCCAGCCCAGCTCTTGGACCCAGACCAGTGAAAGAACTCAGTCCAGCTCTGGAGTCCAGTTCAGCTCCAGAACACAGTCTGCTTCTAGATGCCAACCTGGCTCTAGAACCCAGACCAGTTCTGGAACCCAGCTCAGTCCTAAGACCCAGCCCAGCTCTGGGACCCAGACCAGTGCAAGAACTCAGCTCAGCTctggagttcagttcagctccAGAACCCAGTGCAGCTCTAGAATTCAGTTCAGCTCTGAGACCCAGCCCAGCTCTAAAACCCAGACCACTTCAAACACTCAGCCCAGCTCTGGAGTCCACCTTAGTTCCAGAACTGAATCTGATTCTGAAACTAGAAGTCAGACCAGTCCAAGAATTCAGCTCAGCTCTAGAAAGGGGCCCTGCCCACAGACCCCAGGCCTTGACCCCAGAACCCAGCCCTATCCCACCCCTTATGCCCGACCTCAACACCTAGGCCCACCACCCAAAGCCCCGACTCCAGGTCCTAGCCGAATCTCTTGCCCCCAGCCCCATGATCTGGGACGAGGAACCCCGCCCGACCCTGGGCCTGGCCGAAGCCCCTCAATTTCTCCCCTGGCCCCACAGCCACAGTCTCCCTTCACCCCCCAGAAACCAGTCCTTTCCCCCAAGCCCCAGCTGGGACCCCAGAAGTCTACCCCACCCACCAAATCTGTCATCCCTAGTTTTGCCCCCAGGGTGGCCCTCCTTAGTTCTCAGCCCCTTGAACCCTCATTTGAGGGgcctgccccctcctccatgCTCAGGGAGTCTAAGTTACCTCCACGGGAGTCAAAGCTCCTACCCCACCATGGGGGGCAGTAG
- the GIPC3 gene encoding PDZ domain-containing protein GIPC3 isoform X2, which translates to METTAAREARGAEAQRLPAPPPSPAEPPAASPTPTAPRARPRLVFRTQLAHGSPTGKIEGFTNVRELYAKIAEAFGIAPTEILFCTLNSHKVDMQKLLGGQIGLEDFIFAHVRGETKEVEVTKTEDALGLTITDNGAGYAFIKRIKEGSIINRIEAVCVGDSIEAINDHSIVGCRHYEVAKMLRELPKSQPFTLRLVQPKRAFDMIGQRSRSSKYPMEVKVSSGRETLRLRSGGSATVEEVPSEFEDEASRRVDDLLESYMGIRDPELASTMVETSKKTVSVQEFARHLDSVLGEFAFPDEFVVEVWAAIGEAREACG; encoded by the exons ATGGAGACCACAGCGGCCCGCGAGGCCCGGGGGGCCGAGGCTCAGCGCCTGCCCGCGCCCCCGCCCTCGCCCGCCGAGCCCCCGGCGGCGTCCCCGACCCCAAccgcgccccgcgcccgcccGCGCCTCGTCTTCCGCACGCAGCTGGCGCACGGCAGCCCCACCGGCAAGATCGAAGGCTTCACCAACGTGCGCGAACTCTACGCCAAGATCGCCGAGGCCTTCGGAATCGCGCCCACCGAG ATCTTATTCTGCACCCTAAACAGCCACAAGGTAGACATGCAGAAACTCCTGGGCGGCCAGATAGGGTTGGAGGACTTTATCTTTGCCCATGTGCGCGGCGAGACCAAGGAGGTGGAGGTCACTAAGACGGAGGATGCCCTGGGACTGACCATCACGGACAATGGGGCCGGCTATGCCTTCATCAAG AGGATCAAGGAAGGCAGCATCATCAACCGAATTGAGGCAGTGTGTGTGGGAGACAGCATTGAGGCCATAAACGACCACTCGATCGTCGGCTGCCGCCACTACGAGGTGGCCAAGATGCTGCGTGAGCTGCCGAAGTCGCAGCCCTTCACCCTGCGGCTGGTGCAGCCCAAGAGAGCCTTCG ATATGATCGGCCAGAGGAGCCGGAGCAGCAAATACCCAATGGAAGTGAAAGTCAGCAGTGGGAGGGAGACCCTGCGGCTTCGGTCTGGGGGGTCCGCCACTGTAGAGGAAGTG CCCAGTGAATTCGAGGATGAGGCATCTCGGAGGGTGGACGACCTGCTGGAGAGTTACATGGGCATTAGGGACCCAGAGCTGG CATCCACCATGGTGGAGACCTCCAAGAAGACAGTGAGCGTCCAGGAGTTTGCACGCCATTTAGACTCCGTCTTGGGCGAGTTCGCCTTCCCGGACGAGTTTGTGGTGGAGGTGTGGGCCGCCATCGGcgaggccagggaagcctgtggctAA